TAAACGAATTCAATGTTTTAGCTATAAATAATTCCTTTTGCATATAAGAATTATATATATCAGATAGACCCCGAACATTTCTCTATCTGCAACATTTTCCCTTTACATCCGATCCAACAAAAGTTCAAAAGAAGGAAAGACCTTAGtagccatgtcttcttcttcttgtgttGCTCATGTGGCTCTCTTGCCAAGTGCAGGCATGGGGCATCTAACCCCGTTTCTAAGGCTTGCAGCAATGCTCTGCCACCACCACTGCCACGTCACACTCATAACCCCAAAACCAACCGTTTCTAACGCTGAATCAAACCTTCTCTCAAAGTTCTTCTCTGCTTTCCCACAGGTCAACCAACTCAACCTTcaccttctcccttcttctcacacTGCAAATGCAGACCCTTTCTTCCTCCAATTCGACGCCATTCGCCGCTCCTGCCACCTTCTCCATCCTCTCTTGTCCTCCCTCTCTCCACCTTTATCGTCATTTGTCTATGTCCTCATTCGTCTATGACATGACACTGATCTCACCCGTTCTTCCAGTTGCAACCGCCATTGGCGTTCCTCACTATATCTTGTTCACTTCCTCTGCTTCCATGTTCTGTTTCTATTCCTACTTCCCCAAAGCAGCTGAATCCACTTTTGACGGCGATGGTATTGATATTCCGGGTTTTTCATCTGTGTCTAAATCATCGCTCCCTCCGCAGCTTCTTGACAGGGACGGTATCTACCGCAAACTTTTCTTGGAAGACAGTCCTAAGGTCACAAAACTACATGGTGTCTTTCTCAACACGTTTGAAGAGGTGGAGTCGAAGACTCTTAAGGCTCTTAACGCTGGGGAAGTGGTGAAAGACATGCCACCGGTTCACGCTCTTGGACCCTTTGTTCCCTGCTATGAGTTTGAGGGTTTAGGCGAAAGGGGAGAGTCATTGAAGTGGCTTGATAAACAGCCTAATGGTTCTGTTATTTATGTTTGCTTTGGAAGCAGAATAGCTTTGAAAAGTAACCAAATTAGAGAGATCGGAGATGGGTTGGTGAGAAGTGGATTCAGGTTTCTGTGGGTTGTGAAGGGTAACAAGGTTGATaaggaagatgaagagaaaGGGTTAGAAGGGGTATTAGGAATTGAGCTTGCAGAGAGGATTACAAAGGACAATAAGGGGTTGGTGGTTAAAGAATGGGTTGACCAAAGGCAGATTCTTGATCATAGTGCTGTTGGAGGGTTTTTTAGTCATTGTGGTTGGAACTCAGTTATCGAAGCGGCATTTTATGGTGTTCCCATATTGGGATGGCCTTTGTTAGGAGATCAAAAGATAAATGCAGAATTTGTGGTGTCAAATGGAGGGTTTGGTATTTGGAAGAAGGATTGGGGTTGGGAAGGGGAAAGGTTGGTGAGAGGGGAGGAAATTGGAGACGCCATTAAAGAGTTGATGAGGAATGAGTCTTTGATTACCAAAGCTGAGGAAGTGAAAATGGCCGCAAGGAAGGCCATAGGTGTTGGTGGTGGTTCTGAGATTAATCTTCAGAAAATCACTGAGCAATGGAAGaagagtcaatgatatcaagCGTTGGTGGATCaattcaagaatcaatattGAAAAGTTGTTCATGAGTGTATTATATGCCTATATAAACTTCGAACACACTCCGCATTGACTCCCTCAAGAAAATAGTTGGCTCACGTTCTATTTAggtaaattaaaagaataaattgttTGGACAAGAATATTAGATGAATGTCTTAATTTCAATCTGATTACATTTTTGTCTATGTTTTTATGTGCACCATTTATAATTTAGCATAAATTACTGCAGGGTaacatctaattttttttataattatttgtaagtatttttataaaatttaaaatattttttataatatttattacatcTTGCAATGCGGATaattaaaatcttttataactgtttaaaatatttttttaatggtaAAGTTCTAAATTAGTCCCCTATATTTAGACATGTTTTGACGTTTAAGATTTAAAGTGTCttatttaaatctaaaaaagtttcatttagttTCAATGTAGTCCCACCgtgaggtcaaagttaaataattaacggaatATCTTACATGACAATAGTACAAGAACAAAATCGATAATCTGGAGAACAAGCATAAGCTCCAGAGAACAAAATCAACAGTagatgcatcaatacatttatttattattttttttacaatttaaatgaaatattttctataaaactaaagaaaataataaataaatatattaatgggTGTGCAAAACAAAAGGAAGCCTGTGGATTGGAGGGATTGCAAAAGATGACCAAGGCGGAtggttattttgtttttgtagaCACGTCAAAAATTTATGTTTAGCTGTTAAACTTTGGGCAATAGAAAGACGATTAATGTTGTTGAAGGTTATGAAATAAAAGATGGAATCCTTGAAACTGATTCTGTAGAAGCTCTAAAGTCTGATTACAAATTCTGAGATTGAGGATCACCCGTGAAGAGCTATGCTTTAAGATTGTACAGATCAAACAACTCACAGTAATTCCTATTCACCGCCTTTGCCAAGGCAACTTTTGTGCAGAGTTCGTAGCTAACAATGGTAGACCTATCATACGAAAATATATGATAGGAACAAATGCATAGGAGCAAAAAAGACACGAATATGAGTAAAAGGAACTAATTGACCAAGgttgtaatacccggtctaaccgaaattaattaaataatgagtaagtaggagcgaatatggttggaagatttcgcaattggaatttgatgatttcaatatgatttttggattcagtgaattttttcgagtcggaagacatagttttctgcgtaaaagcgcgcagtggaattttgaccggcagtaccggctgagacctgtctggtactgcagctgagaaaattgattatgagtaaataagattaagaaatgaggaattataactaggggaggtagaaatatttgaagtgcgatttagagcgctaatcttaaaggttttggtccaaaattgggccaacggacaaaaataagtgaaccgggtctaagtgggcccaagacccaacatatataaacattagttatgagcatttcagctcattttaccctaaaagaggggtgttgggcgctgaaattgagaagagagaagagaagagagaaaacctaacNNNNNNNNNNNNNNNNNNNNNNNNNNNNNNNNNNNNNNNNNNNNNNNNNNNNNNNNNNNNNNNNNNNNNNNNNNNNNNNNNNNNNNNNNNNNNNNNNNNNNNNNNNNNNNNNNNNNNNNNNNNNNNNNNNNNNNNNNNNNNNNNNNNNNNNNNNNNNNNNNNNNNNNNNNNNNNNNNNNNNNNNNNNNNNNNNNNNNNNNNNNNNNNNNNNNNNNNNNNNNNNNNNNNNNNNNNNNNNNNNNNNNNNNNNNNNNNNNNNNNNNNNNNNNNNNNNNNNNNNNNNNNNNNNNNNNNNNNNNNNNNNNNNNNNNNNNNNNNNNNNNNNNNNNNNNNNNNNNNNNNNNNNNNNNNNNNNNNNNNNNNNNNNNNNNNNNNNNNNNNNNNNNNNNNNNNNNNNNNNNNNNNNNNNNNNNNNNNNNNNNNNNNNNNNNNNNNNNNNNNNNNNNNNNNNNNNNNNNNNNNNNNNNNNNNNNNNNNNNNNNNNNNNNNNNNNNNNNNNNNNNNNNNNNNNNNNNNNNNNNNNNNNNNNNNNNNNNNNNNNNNNNNNNNNNNNNNNNNNNNNNNNNNNNNNNNNNNNNNNNNNNNNNNNNNNNNNNNNNNNNNNNNNNNNNNNNNNNNNNNNNNNNNNNNNNNNNNNNNNNNNNNNNNNNNNNNNNNNNNNNNNNNNNNNNNNNNNNNNNNNNNNNNNNNNNNNNNNNNNNNNNNNNNNNNNNNNNNNNNNNNNNNNNNNNNNNNNNNNNNNNNNNNNNNNNNNNNNNNNNNNNNNNNNNNNNNNNNNNNNNNNNNNNNNNNNNNNNNNNNNNNNNNNNNNNNNNNNNNNNNNNNNNNNNNNNNNNNNNNNNNNNNNNNNNNNNNNNNNNNNNNNNNNNNNNNNNNNNNNNNNNNNNNNNNNNNNNNNNNNNNNNNNNNNNNNNNNNNNNNNNNNNNNNNNNNNNNNNNNNNNNNNNNNNNNNNNNNNNNNNNNNNNNNNNNNNNNNNNNNNNNNNNNNNNNNNNNNNNNNNNNNNNNNNNNNNNNNNNNNNNNNNNNNNNNNNNNNNNNNNNNNNNNNNNNNNNNNNNNNNNNNNNNNNNNNNNNNNNNNNNNNNNNNNNNNNNNNNNNNNNNNNNNNNNNNNNNNNNNNNNNNNNNNNNNNNNNNNNNNNNNNNNNNNNNNNNNNNNNNNNNNNNNNNNNNNNNNNNNNNNNNNNNNNNNNNNNNNNNNNNNNNNNNNNNNNNNNNNNNNNNNNNNNNNNNNNNNNNNNNNNNNNNNNNNNNNNNNNNNNNNNNNNNNNNNNNNNNNNNNNNNNNNNNNNNNNNNNNNNNNNNNNNNNNNNNNNNNNNNNNNNNNNNNNNNNNNNNNNNNNNNNNNNNNNNNNNNNNNNNNNNNNNNNNNNNNNNNNNNNNNNNNNNNNNNNNNNNNNNNNNNNNNNNNNNNNNNNNNNNNNNNNNNNNNNNNNNNNNNNNNNNNNNNNNNNNNNNNNNNNNNNNNNNNNNNNNNNNNNNNNNNNNNNNNNNNNNNNNNNNNNNNNNNNNNNNNNNNNNNNNNNNNNNNNNNNNNNNNNNNNNNNNNNNNNNNNNNNNNNNNNNNNNNNNNNNNNNNNNNNNNNNNNNNNNNNNNNNNNNNNNNNNNNNNNNNNNNNNNNNNNNNNNNNNNNNNNNNNNNNNNNNNNNNNNNNNNNNNNNNNNNNNNNNNNNNNNNNNNNNNNNNNNNNNNNNNNNNNNNNNNNNNNNNNNNNNNNNNNNNNNNNNNNNNNNNNNNNNNNNNNNNNNNNNNNNNNNNNNNNNNNNNNNNNNNNNNNNNNNNNNNNNNNNNNNNNNNNNNNNNNNNNNNNNNNNNNNNNNNNNNNNNNNNNNNNNNNNNNNNNNNNNNNNNNNNNNNNNNNNNNNNNNNNNNNNNNNNNNNNNNNNNNNNNNNNNNNNNNNNNNNNNNNNNNNNNNNNNNNNNNNNNNNNNNNNNNNNNNNNNNNNNNNNNNNNNNNNNNNNNNNNNNNNNNNNNNNNNNNNNNNNNNNNNNNNNNNNNNNNNNNNNNNNNNNNNNNNNNNNNNNNNNNNNNNNNNNNNNNNNNNNNNNNNNNNNNNNNNNNNNNNNNNNNNNNNNNNNNNNNNNNNNNNNNNNNNNNNNNNNNNNNNNNNNNNNNNNNNNNNNNNNNNNNNNNNNNNNNNNNNNNNNNNNNNNNNNNNNNNNNNNNNNNNNNNNNNNNNNNNNNNNNNNNNNNNNNNNNNNNNNNNNNNNNNNNNNNNNNNNNNNNNNNNNNNNNNNNNNNNNNNNNNNNNNNNNNNNNNNNNNNNNNNNNNNNNNNNNNNNNNNNNNNNNNNNNNNNNNNNNNNNNNNNNNNNNNNNNNNNNNNNNNNNNNNNNNNNNNNNNNNNNNNNNNNNNNNNNNNNNNNNNNNNNNNNNNNNNNNNNNNNNNNNNNNNNNNNNNNNNNNNNNNNNNNNNNNNNNNNNNNNNNNNNNNNNNNNNNNNNNNNNNNNNNNNNNNNNNNNNNNNNNNNNNNNNNNNNNNNNNNNNNNNNNNNNNNNNNNNNNNNNNNNNNNNNNNNNNNNNNNNNNNNNNNNNNNNNNNNNNNNNNNNNNNNNNNNNNNNNNNNNNNNNNNNNNNNNNNNNNNNNNNNNNNNNNNNNNNNNNNNNNNNNNNNNNNNNNNNNNNNNNNNNNNNNNNNNNNNNNNNNNNNNNNNNNNNNNNNNNNNNNNNNNNNNNNNNNNNNNNNNNNNNNNNNNNNNNNNNNNNNNNNNNNNNNNNNNNNNNNNNNNNNNNNNNNNNNNNNNNNNNNNNNNNNNNNNNNNNNNNNNNNNNNNNNNNNNNNNNNNNNNNNNNNNNNNNNNNNNNNNNNNNNNNNNNNNNNNNNNNNNNNNNNNNNNNNNNNNNNNNNNNNNNNNNNNNNNNNNNNNNNNNNNNNNNNNNNNNNNNNNNNNNNNNNNNNNNNNNNNNNNNNNNNNNNNNNNNNNNNNNNNNNNNNNNNNNNNNNNNNNNNNNNNNNNNNNNNNNNNNNNNNNNNNNNNNNgtaacatgaactagatttagtatccccttacgacagatgcctatttatggattagtgagaatctaggctggatacttggtgaaaaggagtttaggatgcttagtgagtttttattgcagtgcattgtatttatttggcacttttaccgtactgggaacccatgggcccggggttctcattccgtatatatctcttgtttttcagatacaggttcaggtgctcagaagtgagctgcggttcgtctgagatacggcgaagatatttattttctctactttatGTTTTCcgtagaatctctccacctttgttttgaaaagattatattatgtgttgaactcttttggaacttgcctatagaggctcttatgtttcctttggaagagattaggatgtactgttgtcaactactttcataccggcctaaacttcgcgggtcgcgactagtggctatttacttatgttatatatatctatctgttatctatctcttaatctcctttatgccttgtccatatatcgctttcggcttcacgttttatcttttcgttgtcgaaacgtgagtgatacgtcttcgcgattttatttctactcttttcaggcttctcgattaatactcctttcgaaattacctatgtttatatatttaaaaatccacctgagagtcgtaccaccgtaatatcattgacttatgactcgagcataaggatttgaatattagggtgttacaaaggTCTTAGAGAAGGGGCTGCTAGAGGCAGTTATGCCAAAAAGACGAGGTTTCCATGACCATGAGCAGACTAGGATGTGAGGTAAGGAAGGCACTCATTTTGCAATTATGTCATGTCTATTGCAAGAATAGGCTCTTAGCCTGATGACTTTTCTGGTTTACTTGATTTCCAGTTCCTTTTTAATTGGGTTTACTGCTTTACGGATAAGAAATTCAAGGTCGTTGGGAAGATCATAAGCTAGTCTTGTAGAGGGTGAAAAGGAGGCTGACAGCCTAGTAATAAAATGATCACTTTATTCCAAATGTGTTCCTCAATCAAAGGAAGACTCATCAACAAGAACTTTGCCACCTCTCTGGCCATGCCTCACCGCCCTTGCTTTGACCCATTTGTCTTAGCAGTATTCGATAATGGGATCATCACTATCAGTAGTTACGCAAAAAGTAACAACAACTCATTAAATGACCAAAATATCTTTATACCtccaaattattattttaacctTAATCTTATACCAAAAAATCATTGTATCCTTATtaataaattacttttttacCCTTCCTTCATGAAAATCAAAAAGTTCATCCACTTTTTTTTCATGaatctttctttgatttttaacACCTTCTTAAGCTTTTCTTTAATCTCTTTTAAGAATTCTTGATTTCATTTTTTAACCTTCAAATTCAcataaaaaacacataaaaaatcttagaaatcaAGTCCTTCAAAAGTACCAAACAAATTAGCCATGGTACATCTAAAGAATTTTCAATTTCTAAGCTTTTGAAAATCATAACAACATCACCAAACAATCATTTAAACACTTATTTCAATTACCAAACATCAATTCAACAAACAGACATCAAATACACACTTTTTCCATAATTAATTTAGCCAAACCTTACCTTTTCTGTAAGCTTAAAACCTGTTCTCTCCTTGGAACATCTAAACTCACTTTCTTGcctagttttcaatcaaagttAACTTTTAGTCCAGGGAAACCATGAAGGCCGAACCTTCATCAACAAATCAAAAACAATTTTCTCACCTTTTTCAAGCTGAAATTGATTGTTTCTTGCTCCTCAAGGCTTCTAGATATGATTTTCTAAGCAAGAACATCAAGTTTCTTCATGTTCACTTCATGGCTAAAACTTCAAGAAGCAAAAACATGAAgagaagataaaatattaaGGAGAACactttaattagtttatattttttagaggGGTTTAAGTTCGGAAGAAGGCCGAGCTTGAAGcttgaagaaaataaaggtgTGCGTTTGAAATTCTCTCACTTTTTCTCTCTTAATCTCGAAGAAAAGGATGAAGAAATAAAGGTGGAGGTGGTTGGGAGTGGGAGACCGTGTGGAGTATTAAGGTGAGTCATCTagttactaaaatataaaaatatcatttggAAGATAATTGCCAAAGTTAGATATATTAGATTACATGTATTTTGTAACGACCTAGTTTTTGGAAAGACGGAGCTTTTTTATGAAGAAATGGAGTTTTTTGGAAGTTCAGTGAAGGAAGCACCTCTAAGGACCACATCATCAAGCACCTCAATCTACATCATCACTGCATCGTCCTCATGCAAGCACCTCTATTGAGTTAAGCTTGACGACTCCAGTCACGAAATACCTAGTTTTTAAGCCGCTTTGGCTAGGAGTTTTAAAATTCTGATTCCTAATTAGTCTCGGATTAGTGAGCAGGACTCGAACCGtgagagaaaaaataataatataatattattatattattatttgagcTGCTTaagtattattatattattatttgatctGCTTCAGCTAAAATAGAAGATAAGTTTAGTAATATAATAACCGAACTCACAGTCTACTGGTGCAGGTTAATGCCAGTACTTTCTGATGACTTTACTAATGTTAATGCTTTATCATATACCTTCTATTCTCATGATTATTATGTTATAGTGTCATATATACTAGTAGCTCAAATGTTAATCTCTAGATGTGTTATTACTTGTGTCCTAATACATCTAACTTTAGTAATTATCCACTTAAGATATTTGTAACAAACCTTTTTACCACCCAATCACCTATAGCCA
The Arachis duranensis cultivar V14167 chromosome 5, aradu.V14167.gnm2.J7QH, whole genome shotgun sequence genome window above contains:
- the LOC107489286 gene encoding LOW QUALITY PROTEIN: UDP-glycosyltransferase 708G1-like (The sequence of the model RefSeq protein was modified relative to this genomic sequence to represent the inferred CDS: deleted 1 base in 1 codon), producing MSSSSCVAHVALLPSAGMGHLTPFLRLAAMLCHHHCHVTLITPKPTVSNAESNLLSKFFSAFPQVNQLNLHLLPSSHTANADPFFLQFDAIRRSCHLLHPLLSSLSPPLRHLSMSSFVYDMTLISPVLPVATAIGVPHYILFTSSASMFCFYSYFPKAAESTFDGDGIDIPGFSSVSKSSLPPQLLDRDGIYRKLFLEDSPKVTKLHGVFLNTFEEVESKTLKALNAGEVVKDMPPVHALGPFVPCYEFEGLGERGESLKWLDKQPNGSVIYVCFGSRIALKSNQIREIGDGLVRSGFRFLWVVKGNKVDKEDEEKGLEGVLGIELAERITKDNKGLVVKEWVDQRQILDHSAVGGFFSHCGWNSVIEAAFYGVPILGWPLLGDQKINAEFVVSNGGFGIWKKDWGWEGERLVRGEEIGDAIKELMRNESLITKAEEVKMAARKAIGVGGGSEINLQKITEQWKKSQ